One genomic segment of Occultella kanbiaonis includes these proteins:
- a CDS encoding LacI family DNA-binding transcriptional regulator, giving the protein MDRSSSDADATRSRRATITDVAQLAGVSRSAVSRVFNAQGGISAATEKRIRDAARKLHWTPSATAIALRSARSRTVGLVLNRPGVAKDGDPELPSGMFTGLEKVLARHDFGLLLHIATSAEHEEQTYRRLAEARRVDGVVLLESRVGDTRFDLVRRLGLPAVLLGTPWVEDPISYIGHGPRGAGMREVAEHLLELGHRSIAAVSGPEDYVESSHRDRILREVLAAGGAGLVAHRPGPYTPVTAAERTRAILEQHPEITAIVYATDEMAIAGMATLREHGLRIPEDVSVVGYNGTDIGAWYSPALTTVRRDVSQRGRAAARTLLGLMGVTVEASDEQVVDPELVIRASTAPPREAATATATAG; this is encoded by the coding sequence ATGGATCGATCTAGTAGCGACGCCGACGCCACCCGTTCGCGCCGGGCGACGATCACCGACGTCGCCCAGCTGGCGGGGGTGTCGCGCTCGGCCGTCTCCCGGGTGTTCAACGCCCAGGGCGGCATCTCCGCCGCCACCGAGAAACGCATCCGGGATGCCGCGCGCAAGCTGCACTGGACCCCGAGCGCCACGGCGATCGCGTTGCGCTCGGCCAGGTCGCGCACCGTGGGACTGGTCCTGAACCGACCGGGGGTCGCCAAGGACGGCGACCCTGAACTGCCGTCCGGGATGTTCACCGGTCTCGAGAAGGTGCTCGCAAGGCACGACTTCGGGCTGCTGCTGCACATCGCCACGTCCGCGGAGCACGAGGAGCAGACCTACCGGCGGCTCGCCGAGGCCCGTCGCGTCGACGGCGTGGTGCTCCTGGAGTCACGGGTCGGTGACACCAGGTTCGACCTGGTCCGTCGGCTCGGGCTGCCCGCCGTGCTCCTCGGGACCCCGTGGGTGGAGGATCCGATCTCCTACATCGGCCACGGGCCTCGAGGCGCCGGGATGCGCGAGGTGGCCGAACACCTTCTCGAACTGGGCCATCGGTCGATCGCCGCGGTGAGCGGGCCGGAGGACTACGTCGAGTCGAGCCACCGGGACCGGATCCTCCGTGAGGTGCTCGCGGCGGGCGGCGCCGGACTCGTGGCGCATCGCCCGGGACCGTACACACCGGTCACGGCGGCCGAACGCACCCGGGCGATCCTCGAGCAGCACCCCGAGATCACGGCCATCGTCTATGCGACCGACGAGATGGCCATCGCGGGGATGGCGACCCTGCGCGAGCACGGTCTGCGGATCCCCGAGGACGTCTCCGTGGTCGGGTACAACGGCACCGATATCGGCGCGTGGTACTCGCCCGCGCTCACGACGGTCCGGCGTGATGTGTCCCAGCGCGGTCGGGCGGCGGCCCGCACGCTCCTGGGCCTGATGGGCGTGACGGTCGAGGCGTCGGATGAGCAGGTCGTCGACCCGGAGCTCGTGATCCGCGCCTCGACCGCACCCCCACGTGAGGCGGCTACGGCCACCGCGACTGCAGGCTGA
- a CDS encoding HIT family protein: MTMTECTLCAGNAQPESALPPRERVRVTEHWRVIAHRSALPGWMLVLPRRHVESLADLTEGEAAELGAVLREGTRALVDAVGANRSYVMQFSEGIRHLHFSLVPRMAELPADRRGAKVGAYNAQDTPLGEEERDRIALSLQSRWP, from the coding sequence GTGACGATGACCGAGTGCACGCTCTGCGCCGGGAACGCCCAACCGGAATCCGCCCTGCCGCCCCGGGAGCGGGTCCGGGTGACCGAGCACTGGCGGGTGATCGCGCACCGCAGCGCCCTCCCGGGCTGGATGCTCGTCCTTCCTCGGCGGCACGTCGAATCGCTGGCAGACCTGACCGAAGGTGAGGCGGCCGAACTCGGCGCGGTGCTGCGGGAGGGGACGCGGGCGCTCGTGGACGCCGTCGGTGCGAACCGCTCCTATGTGATGCAGTTCTCCGAGGGCATCCGGCATCTGCACTTCAGCCTGGTTCCGCGGATGGCGGAGCTGCCGGCCGACCGGCGCGGCGCCAAGGTCGGTGCCTACAACGCGCAGGACACTCCGCTCGGCGAGGAGGAACGGGACCGGATCGCGCTCAGCCTGCAGTCGCGGTGGCCGTAG